CAGTTGGCCGATGCCTGCGGGCCGGTCAGCCTGTCGCGGATCGCGCAGGCGAACCAGATTGATGCCTTGTTTGACGCGCTGGCGCACTTGCTCGACCGCGACGCCGGGGCGGCCCTGCAGCGCCGGCTGACGGTAGACGCCCTCGCGCGCCATAGCTTGCTGTTATGCTACGTGCTGCGCGCGGGCGAAGCGGTGATGGGCGTGATCGTCGCCACTCGCTCATCGAGCGTGCTGCATATTCACAACATCTTTACCAATGAGGGCTACCGTCACCTGTCCGTGGGGGCGACCGTCATGCAACTGGCGATGGAAGATCTAATTGGCATGAACTGTTTTAAACTGATCGACTTCGGTTACGGAACGCCTAAGCATGCGTTCAGCTCATCGCAGCTTCTGGAGATGCGGGCCCAGGTCGCCGTGGTGCGCCGCAGTCAAGCCATCCGCCACCTGTTCGCCGCCCATCAGGCATGTCAAGCCGTGGCCGAACAGCTGGTCGGCCTCGCCAAAAAGATGCGCTCAGCCTGGCGCCGGGCGCGCCGCGCCAGCCAAGCACGGGTGAGCATGTTCCGATGAGCCGGCGTGCCCATTGCCCCCGTTGTACCCGCCCGCTGTCCGCCTGCATCTGCCGCTGGATTACACCGGTGCACAGCGCGGCGCCCTTGCTGATCCTGCAGCATCCGCTGGAAGTGAACAATGCCAAAGGCAGCGCACGCCTGCTGCAGCTCAGTGTCGACCAGGCCGCGCTGGCGGTCGGCGAAAGCTTCGACCCCCAGGCCCTGGCCGCCATGCTGTCAGAGGGTGGCCGCCTGCCCGTGCTGCTCTATCCGGACCTGCCTGGCGAGCGGGAACTCGGCCTGCCGGCGCCGCCGGCCTGCGAACCCGCGCAGATGGCCGACCCCGCCCGTGTGCGCCTGGTGATACTGGACGGGACCTGGCGCAAGAGCCGCAAGATGCTGTACCTGAACCCGGCGCTGCAAGCCCTGCCACGGCTGGCACTGGCGGCAGTGCCGGCAACGCATTACACCATCCGCAAGGCGCACGCGCCGCACCAGCTATCGACCTTGGAAGCTGCCTGCCACGCGCTCGGCCAGCTGCACGGGGACGACACGGCCTTCCTGCCGCTGTTGCAGGCCTTTGATGACTTTGTTGCGCATTTCCATGCTACCTCGGGCAAACTTGCACTATCGGCCAGACACGGATTGGCGAATCGCGCTTGAATCGCCGGAGCGGTGGCCGTAGAATACTGTATGTTTATACAGTTCAGAGGCAGCCGTGAGCGATCCCAACAATCAGTCTGAAGAACGCGTCATGCTGCCGCCGCGGCCGCTGTCGGCTACCAAGGGCAGGGGCGCCGTATCCAATCTCCAGGGGCGGTACGAAGTCAACGGCCGCGAAAGCTTTGACGACGGCTGGACCCATGACGATGAACAGGCCCCACCTTTCAAGACCCAGGTTACGGACGAGTTCGCAAAAACCATCCTGAGCCGCAATGCCTCGCCCGACATTCCATTTGATGTCTCGCTCAATCCCTACCGCGGCTGCGAGCATGGCTGCATTTACTGTTTCGCCCGTCCCACCCACAGCTATCTGGGCCTGTCCCCGGGCCTGGACTTTGAAAGCCGCCTGTTTGCCAAGGTAAATGCGGCCGATCTGCTGCGCCGTGAACTGGCCAAGCCTTCCTATGTGCCGCAGTCCATCGCCATTGGCGTCAACACCGATGCCTACCAGCCTTGCGAGCGCGAATTGCGCATCACGCGCCGGGTGCTGGAAGTGCTGCACGACTGCGAGCATCCGGTGGCAATGATATCCAAGTCATCGCTCATGGAGCGCGATATCGACCTGCTGGCGCCCATGGCGGCCAAGAACCAGGCCATTGCCGCCATCACGCTCACCACGCTTGACCCCGCTATCTCCCGCACGCTCGAGCCACGGGCCGCGGCGCCCGCGCGCCGGCTACGCACCATCCGCACGCTGGCAGAGGCAGGCATCCCGGTCCGCGTGAGCGTGGCGCCTGTCATTCCTTTCGTGACCGAGCCGGAACTGGAGCGCGTCCTGGAAGCGGCGCGCGATGCCGGTGCCGTCAGCGCCCACTACGTGGTGCTGCGCCTGCCGTGGGAGGTCAACCCCCTGTTCCAGCAGTGGCTGGAGGCGCACTTTCCGGAGCGGGCCCAGCGGGTGATGAACCGCGTGCGCGACATGCGGGGTGGCAAGGACTACGACAGCGACTTCAGCAAGCGCATGCACGGTGAAGGCGTATGGGCTGACCTCATCCGCCAGCGCTTCGTCAAGGCTTGCGAGCGCCTGGGCATGGGGTTGCAGGGCAGCCGTTTCGGACAGCTTGATGCGTCCCGCTTCAGGCGGCCGCAAGTGGTGCCGCCCGCCAAGGTCAAGCAGTGTGGCAACGCTACCGGGCAGCTCGACCTGTTTTCCTGACGCGCGCACGCAAATGGAGGCTATAGCGAACCGAGAAAGGCTTCAATAGCAAACACGTGTGGATCGTCCTTGCCCATGGCGCGCAAGGCTTGCGCCAGTTCCATCAGATAGTCACGGTTCGGGCCGCTGGGTCCGTGCGAGGCAGCAATGTGGACGGCAATGTCGTATTCGCTGGCCGGACCGAGGAAGGCGGCGTTGTCGGCGGTGGCAATGTAGACCAGGCCTTCCGTGGTGGTGGCGTCATCAAAGGTGATGTCCGTGGCCAGGCGCAGATAGCCGTTCTTTTCGCGATGATCGAGGTGGGCGAATACCTGCGGCGTGATCAGGTAGGCCATGCCGTCGCAGACGGCGCCGGCCGCGTGCACCAGGGTCACCACCCGGCCGGGAGCCGCTTCGGTTCCCCGGTGGTCGTGCGAGCCCTGCCAGAAGCGGCGCGTCCAGTTGGCAATGCTGGCGGGGCGGCGCTCAATGAATGGGAAGTCCGCCTTGTAAATCAATGAGCCATAGCCGAACAGCCACACGCTGTGGTGGCCGTCGAATTTGTCCATGCGCTGGTTGATGGCGATGGTGTCGTGGGACATGGGTGCCTCTGCAACAATCGTAGGGACATTATAGATGGGGTGCCAATCCGGCGCTGGGCGGTAATCTGCCTGCGGCCAGTGCGGCGCCGTTCTCCGGGCGCCGCGCGCAGGGATTCGATCACTGCAGCGGCAGGTGCCCGCTGTGGCGCTGTGCCGCTGTGCCGCGCTGCCTATTGCCCGGCGCTTATTGCCAAGCCTGCCACCTTCATGCCGCAGTCTCGTTCGGGCGCGGCTGTGGCACCGGAACATTCCAGTCGTGCGCCAGCATGAACTGATGCAGGAATGCGATAAAACTTTCTGCTGCAGGCGAGAGCGAGCGGTTATCACGCCGGTACACAAAAAAACGGCGCGTCAGTTCCGGCTCGTGCAGCTGGCGCATCTGCAGCTGGTGCAGCCTGACAAGCGGTTGCGCGTACGGCAGGCATACCGTAATGCCCAGTCCGGCGGCCACCATGGCCAGGGCCGTGGTCATGAAGGTGACTTCGTTGGCCGGATCAATCTGTACGTCGCGCAGTGCGCCATGCATGTCACTGAGCAGGCGTTCGGTGAACTGGCCCTGCAGCGAGATGAGGGGATAGCCAGCCAGGTCATGCCAGGCAAGCCGCGTGCGCTGTTCCAGCGCATGGCCGGCCGGGAATACCACGGCAAAGGGCATCTCAAACAGCACCGTGGCCGCGATCTGCGCGAGCGCATCGCGTTCCGGTCCAATGCCCAGGTCCACTTCGCCGCTGAGCACCCGTCCCGTCACCTGTTCCACCGCACAATCGACCAGGCGCACCTGGATATCCGGATGGGCCCGGCGATAGCTGGCAATGATCTCCGGCAGCAGTGTGCACGACATCAGTTGCGGCGCGGCCACCCGCACAACGCCTTTTTTTAATTGCGTATGATTGGCGATATCGAGCAAGGCACCATCGAGGTCGTCAATGGTCTTGGAAAACAGCGGGTAGAGTTCGCGCCCAATGTCGGTCAGTGCAATCTTGCGGGTGCTGCGGTCCACCAGCCGGATACCGAGCGTCTGCTCCAGTTCCTTGATCAGGCCCGACAACGCCGCCTGCGTCACGTGCAGGTACTCGGCAGCAAGCGTGAAGCTGCCGGTGCGGGCGAGGGCGACGAAGGCGCGCAATTGGCGCAAAGTGGGATTCATAAGATGATCTGATATATAGCTTTGAAAATATTGTTTGTATGATAGTTCGTTTTGGCCTTTAATAGTGGCAATTACACTGGGAGCACAGCATGCAGATCCAACGAATTCACCATGTAGCCTATCGCTGCAAGGACGCCAAGCAGACCGTTGAGTGGTACGTCAAATATCTCAACATGGATTTTGTGCTGGCCATTGCCGAAGACACGGTGCCCTCGACCGGCGCCTACGATCCTTACATGCACGTCTTTCTCGACGCCGGCAACGGCAACGTGCTGGCTTTTTTCGAACTGCCGTTGCAGCCATCGATGGGCCGGGACGAAAACACCCCGCAATGGGTGCAGCACCTGGCGCTGGAAATCGGCTCCATGGATGAACTGCTGGCGGCCAAGGCGCGCCTGGAGGCGGACGGGATCGACGTGGTCGGGCCCACCAACCACACCATTTTCCAGTCGATTTACTTCTTCGACCCCAACGGCCACCGCCTCGAGCTGTCGGTCAATACCGCCACCGACGAGATGAAGCAAAAGCTCGATGCCGTGAAGTGGGACATGCTCAATGAATGGGCCGAGACCCGCAAGGCGCCCAAGCATGCGGCCTGGATGCACGAGAAGCACTAAGCACACACACGCATCACCAAGGACAGAACAATGAAACTCGCTACACTCAAAAATGGCACGCGCGATGGCGCGCTGGTGGTGGTCAGCCGCGACCTGACGCGTTACCAGAAGGTCCCCAAAATCGCGGCCACGCTGCAGTTCGCGCTCGATAACTGGGACAGCGTGGCTGAACGCCTGCAAGCCGTCTACACGGCCTTGAACGACAACGCCACCTGGGACGCCCAGCCCTTTGCCGAGTCGCTGTGCCACTCGCCGCTGCCGCGTGCCTACCAGTGGGCCGACGGCTCGGCCTACATCAACCACGTGGAACTGGTGCGCAAGGCGCGCAATGTCGATGTGCCGGCTTCGTTCTATACCGATCCCCTCATGTACCAGGGCGGCTCCGACTCGTTTGTGGGCCCGCACGATCCGATCTACGCCTTGTCGGAAGAGTGGGGCATTGACCTGGAAGCGGAAGTGTCGGTCATTACGGGCGACGTGCCGATGGGCGCTACCGTGGAAGAGTGCGCCGGCGCGATCCGGCTGGTCATGCTGGTCAACGATGTCTCGCTGCGCAATCTGATCCCGGGCGAGCTGCTCAAGGGCTTCGGCTTTTTCCAGTCCAAGGCGGCCAGCGCCTTTTCGCCGGTGTGCGTGACGCCCGACGAACTTGGTGGTGCGTGGCAGGACAGCAAGCTGCACCTGCCGATCACCGTTCACATCAACCAGCGGCCCTTCGGCAAGCCCAATGCGGGCGAGGACATGACCTTCAATTTCGCGCAGCTGGTCGCGCATGCGGCCAAGACGCGCGAGCTGGCCGCCGGCACCATCATTGGCTCTGGCACGGTGTCGAACAAGCAGGGCGACCTGCACGGTTCGAGCATTGAAAACGGCGGCGTCGGCTACTGCTGCCTGGCCGAGGTGCGCATGTACGAAACCATCGAGCAGGGCGCGCCCAGGACGTCCTTCCTGCAGTTTGGGGACAATGTACGCATCGAGATGTTTGATGCCGATGGCGCCAGCATCTTTGGCGCCATCAATCAGGATGTGGCCAGGTACGAGGGGCCCACGCGATGAAGCTGTACGACTATTTCCGCAGCTCGGCTGCGTACCGCGTGCGCATCGGCCTCAATCTCAAGGGGCTGGCCTATGACGCCGTGCCGGTACACCTGGTCCGCGACGGCGGCGAGCACCTCAAGCCCGAGTACCGCGCCATCAATCCCAGCGCACTGATACCTGCGCTGCAAGATGGCGGCGCCACCATCACGCAGTCGCTGGCCATCCTGGAGTATCTCGACGAGGTTCATCCGCTGGTGCCAATCCTGCCGCGCGACGCCCTGGGCCGCGCGCGCGTACGCTCGCTGGCGCTGGCCATCGCCTGCGATATTCATCCACTGAACAACCTGCGCGTGCTGCGCTACCTGGTCAAGGAAGCCGGCCTGACCGAAGAGGCGAAAACCGCCTGGTACGTGCACTGGGTGCGCGAAGGCTTTGCCGCGCTCGAAGCGCAGCTTGCAGCGTCGGCGGACACGGGGCGTTTCTGCCATGGCGACATGCCCACCCTGGCCGACATCGTCCTGGTGCCGCAGGTGTTCAACGCCGCGCGCTTCAATGTCGACATGAGCGCCTATCCCACCATGGCCCGTATCGATGCCGCCTGCCGCGCTT
This region of Massilia sp. PAMC28688 genomic DNA includes:
- a CDS encoding gamma-glutamylcyclotransferase translates to MSHDTIAINQRMDKFDGHHSVWLFGYGSLIYKADFPFIERRPASIANWTRRFWQGSHDHRGTEAAPGRVVTLVHAAGAVCDGMAYLITPQVFAHLDHREKNGYLRLATDITFDDATTTEGLVYIATADNAAFLGPASEYDIAVHIAASHGPSGPNRDYLMELAQALRAMGKDDPHVFAIEAFLGSL
- a CDS encoding tRNA-uridine aminocarboxypropyltransferase, which encodes MSRRAHCPRCTRPLSACICRWITPVHSAAPLLILQHPLEVNNAKGSARLLQLSVDQAALAVGESFDPQALAAMLSEGGRLPVLLYPDLPGERELGLPAPPACEPAQMADPARVRLVILDGTWRKSRKMLYLNPALQALPRLALAAVPATHYTIRKAHAPHQLSTLEAACHALGQLHGDDTAFLPLLQAFDDFVAHFHATSGKLALSARHGLANRA
- a CDS encoding LysR family transcriptional regulator; this encodes MNPTLRQLRAFVALARTGSFTLAAEYLHVTQAALSGLIKELEQTLGIRLVDRSTRKIALTDIGRELYPLFSKTIDDLDGALLDIANHTQLKKGVVRVAAPQLMSCTLLPEIIASYRRAHPDIQVRLVDCAVEQVTGRVLSGEVDLGIGPERDALAQIAATVLFEMPFAVVFPAGHALEQRTRLAWHDLAGYPLISLQGQFTERLLSDMHGALRDVQIDPANEVTFMTTALAMVAAGLGITVCLPYAQPLVRLHQLQMRQLHEPELTRRFFVYRRDNRSLSPAAESFIAFLHQFMLAHDWNVPVPQPRPNETAA
- a CDS encoding fumarylacetoacetate hydrolase family protein, encoding MKLATLKNGTRDGALVVVSRDLTRYQKVPKIAATLQFALDNWDSVAERLQAVYTALNDNATWDAQPFAESLCHSPLPRAYQWADGSAYINHVELVRKARNVDVPASFYTDPLMYQGGSDSFVGPHDPIYALSEEWGIDLEAEVSVITGDVPMGATVEECAGAIRLVMLVNDVSLRNLIPGELLKGFGFFQSKAASAFSPVCVTPDELGGAWQDSKLHLPITVHINQRPFGKPNAGEDMTFNFAQLVAHAAKTRELAAGTIIGSGTVSNKQGDLHGSSIENGGVGYCCLAEVRMYETIEQGAPRTSFLQFGDNVRIEMFDADGASIFGAINQDVARYEGPTR
- a CDS encoding VOC family protein gives rise to the protein MQIQRIHHVAYRCKDAKQTVEWYVKYLNMDFVLAIAEDTVPSTGAYDPYMHVFLDAGNGNVLAFFELPLQPSMGRDENTPQWVQHLALEIGSMDELLAAKARLEADGIDVVGPTNHTIFQSIYFFDPNGHRLELSVNTATDEMKQKLDAVKWDMLNEWAETRKAPKHAAWMHEKH
- the maiA gene encoding maleylacetoacetate isomerase — translated: MKLYDYFRSSAAYRVRIGLNLKGLAYDAVPVHLVRDGGEHLKPEYRAINPSALIPALQDGGATITQSLAILEYLDEVHPLVPILPRDALGRARVRSLALAIACDIHPLNNLRVLRYLVKEAGLTEEAKTAWYVHWVREGFAALEAQLAASADTGRFCHGDMPTLADIVLVPQVFNAARFNVDMSAYPTMARIDAACRALPAFEAAHPAKQADAE
- a CDS encoding PA0069 family radical SAM protein, encoding MLPPRPLSATKGRGAVSNLQGRYEVNGRESFDDGWTHDDEQAPPFKTQVTDEFAKTILSRNASPDIPFDVSLNPYRGCEHGCIYCFARPTHSYLGLSPGLDFESRLFAKVNAADLLRRELAKPSYVPQSIAIGVNTDAYQPCERELRITRRVLEVLHDCEHPVAMISKSSLMERDIDLLAPMAAKNQAIAAITLTTLDPAISRTLEPRAAAPARRLRTIRTLAEAGIPVRVSVAPVIPFVTEPELERVLEAARDAGAVSAHYVVLRLPWEVNPLFQQWLEAHFPERAQRVMNRVRDMRGGKDYDSDFSKRMHGEGVWADLIRQRFVKACERLGMGLQGSRFGQLDASRFRRPQVVPPAKVKQCGNATGQLDLFS